One Bacteroidota bacterium genomic region harbors:
- the flhB gene encoding flagellar biosynthesis protein FlhB, with amino-acid sequence MAERDFQERTEEPTPRRLERARQEGQVARSAELNSIVVLAAALGALSLLGWDLVRRLLGLVLEAYERVGSPPEESGAALTLLQDWGWQTLGALLPMLALLMASGLLVGFLQGGVHVTLKPLEPKLSRISPIAGFRRLFSSRGLMELLKSLLKLFVLILIAWFFIRDRLEGLFQLPLLGLSQIAQTTWGWLLALLGQAVLALAVIAGFDYAFQRWKHRRELRMSRQELKDEYRELEGHPQIKARLRTLMRQRRRKRRLDHAVLSADVVVTNPTHYAVALAYDPDRHRAPVVLAKGIRKMALRIRQLAQRAGIPVVEDPPTARALYALVEEGQEIPVSLYEAVAEILARVFRERNRMR; translated from the coding sequence ATGGCGGAACGGGATTTCCAAGAACGCACCGAAGAACCCACCCCAAGACGGCTAGAGCGAGCGCGGCAGGAGGGACAGGTCGCGCGCAGCGCGGAGCTCAACTCTATTGTGGTGCTCGCGGCCGCGCTGGGTGCATTGAGCTTGCTGGGATGGGACTTGGTGCGTCGGCTCCTAGGGCTCGTGCTAGAGGCTTACGAGCGGGTGGGTTCCCCACCGGAGGAGAGCGGAGCCGCGTTGACGCTCTTGCAAGACTGGGGCTGGCAGACGCTGGGGGCCCTGCTGCCGATGTTGGCGCTGCTCATGGCCTCGGGCCTGCTTGTGGGCTTTCTGCAGGGAGGGGTGCATGTCACGCTCAAACCCTTGGAGCCTAAGCTCTCCCGAATCAGCCCCATAGCGGGCTTTCGGCGTCTTTTCTCCAGCCGCGGGCTCATGGAGCTGCTCAAAAGCTTGCTTAAGCTGTTCGTGCTCATTCTGATCGCGTGGTTCTTTATCCGAGACCGTCTAGAGGGACTCTTTCAGCTCCCCCTGCTCGGGCTATCCCAGATCGCTCAGACCACGTGGGGATGGCTGCTAGCGCTTCTGGGACAGGCTGTTTTGGCCCTGGCCGTTATCGCAGGCTTTGATTACGCCTTTCAGCGTTGGAAGCACCGACGCGAGCTGCGCATGAGCCGCCAGGAGCTCAAGGACGAATACCGAGAGCTCGAGGGGCATCCGCAGATCAAGGCCCGTCTGCGCACCCTTATGCGCCAGCGTCGACGCAAGCGGAGGTTAGATCATGCCGTCCTATCGGCCGACGTGGTCGTCACCAACCCCACGCACTATGCGGTGGCGTTGGCCTATGATCCGGACCGGCACCGCGCCCCGGTCGTGCTCGCCAAGGGGATCCGCAAAATGGCGCTGCGCATCCGGCAGCTAGCGCAGCGGGCCGGCATCCCGGTCGTAGAGGACCCTCCTACGGCACGCGCCCTGTATGCGCTGGTCGAGGAGGGTCAGGAGATCCCCGTAAGCCTGTACGAAGCGGTGGCCGAGATCCTAGCCCGTGTGTTTCGGGAACGCAACCGGATGCGCTAG
- a CDS encoding metal-dependent hydrolase produces the protein MAEIRYYGHSVIWLETAGYRLLFDPFLSGNPLCPVKPEDLHPDFLLLTHAHGDHWGDTLAIARRTGATVIGIWEIYDYLQKQGISNAHPMNLGGRRDFPFGRVTMTIAHHSSSFPDGTYGGHPAGFLIESEGKVFYNAGDTALTYEMKMLGERYRIDVAFLPVGDNFTMGPEDAVIAAEWLRPRLVVPIHYNTFPVIEIDVEAFVRRLEEKGIAARPLRPGEGFSL, from the coding sequence ATGGCGGAGATTCGCTACTACGGGCATTCCGTGATTTGGTTGGAGACAGCCGGATATCGGCTTCTGTTCGATCCCTTTCTGTCGGGCAACCCCTTATGCCCGGTCAAGCCGGAGGATCTGCATCCGGATTTTCTATTGCTTACGCACGCGCATGGGGATCACTGGGGCGATACGCTGGCTATCGCCCGTCGTACCGGGGCTACGGTGATCGGCATATGGGAGATCTACGATTACCTGCAGAAACAAGGCATCTCCAATGCCCACCCCATGAACCTAGGGGGACGGCGGGATTTCCCCTTCGGCAGAGTGACCATGACGATCGCGCATCATAGCTCCTCGTTTCCGGACGGCACCTACGGAGGGCATCCGGCCGGCTTCTTGATCGAGTCGGAGGGCAAGGTCTTCTACAACGCCGGGGACACAGCGCTCACGTACGAGATGAAGATGCTTGGCGAACGCTACCGCATCGATGTGGCTTTTCTGCCGGTAGGAGATAACTTTACGATGGGCCCTGAGGATGCGGTGATCGCGGCCGAATGGCTGCGCCCGCGCTTGGTCGTGCCCATTCACTACAACACCTTCCCCGTAATCGAGATCGACGTAGAGGCCTTCGTCCGGCGATTAGAGGAAAAGGGCATCGCGGCGCGTCCGCTGCGGCCAGGAGAAGGGTTCTCGCTTTAG
- a CDS encoding saccharopine dehydrogenase NADP-binding domain-containing protein — protein MKIALLGAGQMGRAVLFDLLRNPAVAQIRLFDNHVTRLNEIRERFSDPRLHLYRVDAKDQPAMQTLLRGSEVIISCLPYTLNPSMARMAVELGVPFCDLGGSDVAAAQELALHEEAQTAGVWVLPNCGLAPGLTNILVMHGVEQFDEVDAIAIRVGSLPLTLRPPFYFQLTFSAEGLLDEYTRPVEIIRNGQLLAVEPLNELEYLEFPEPFGRLEAFLTAGSLSTLPRLLLGRVRQLDYKTLRYPGHRDMMRMLFALGLAESRLIDVRSTLTYRDLLLRRLRKALAFRDPDAVLVYIHISGRRGGQIQSLYYTLVDRYDEAHGLSAMMRATAFPISVIGQMLAMGQIPGSGAAAPEQVVPKTAFLEAMRERGLQIETRWETVAALPGD, from the coding sequence ATGAAGATCGCCCTCTTAGGTGCCGGCCAGATGGGTCGGGCTGTGCTCTTTGACCTCTTACGCAACCCTGCTGTTGCGCAGATTCGGCTCTTTGATAACCACGTCACGCGCCTCAACGAAATCCGAGAGCGCTTCAGCGACCCCCGCCTGCACCTCTATCGGGTCGACGCCAAAGACCAACCCGCCATGCAGACCCTATTGCGGGGCTCTGAGGTCATCATCAGCTGCCTCCCCTATACGCTCAACCCAAGCATGGCCCGCATGGCCGTTGAACTCGGGGTCCCCTTCTGCGACCTGGGGGGTAGCGATGTGGCTGCCGCCCAGGAGCTGGCCCTGCACGAAGAGGCCCAAACAGCCGGGGTCTGGGTGCTCCCCAACTGCGGGCTGGCCCCGGGGCTGACGAATATCTTGGTCATGCATGGGGTGGAGCAGTTCGATGAGGTCGACGCGATCGCCATCCGGGTGGGGAGCCTTCCCTTAACCCTCCGCCCGCCGTTTTACTTTCAACTCACCTTCTCCGCCGAGGGACTTTTGGACGAATACACGCGCCCCGTGGAGATCATCCGAAACGGACAGCTGCTCGCGGTGGAACCCCTAAACGAACTGGAGTACCTCGAATTCCCCGAGCCCTTCGGGCGTCTTGAGGCCTTCCTGACCGCCGGCAGCCTCTCAACCCTGCCTCGGTTGCTACTGGGACGTGTGCGACAACTGGATTACAAAACGCTGCGCTATCCCGGTCACCGGGACATGATGCGCATGCTGTTCGCCTTGGGGCTAGCCGAATCCCGGCTTATCGACGTGCGCTCAACGCTGACGTACCGGGATCTGCTGTTGCGTCGGCTGCGCAAGGCGCTGGCTTTTCGGGACCCGGACGCCGTATTGGTCTACATCCACATCAGCGGACGCCGCGGTGGCCAGATCCAGAGCCTCTACTATACGCTTGTGGACCGCTACGACGAAGCTCACGGGCTTTCGGCCATGATGCGCGCCACGGCCTTCCCCATTTCCGTTATCGGCCAAATGTTGGCCATGGGACAGATCCCCGGCTCCGGAGCCGCAGCTCCCGAACAGGTCGTCCCGAAGACCGCCTTTCTTGAGGCTATGCGCGAACGGGGGCTACAAATCGAAACCCGATGGGAAACCGTAGCCGCCCTGCCCGGCGATTGA
- the flhA gene encoding flagellar biosynthesis protein FlhA: MASQSALSQTLVQAPIGLRGEGAIAGGIVLILLVMLVPLPSFLLDVLLALNISLSLLVLLVAFYTRRPLEFAVFPTLLLVLTLFRLSLNVASTRLILSQASAGAIIQAFGQFVVGGNYVVGLIIFLVLVIINFVVITKGSGRIAEVSARFTLDALPGKQMAIDADLNAGLIDDKEARRRREEIARESDFYGAMDGASKFVRGDAIAGLVITGINIVGGLAIGTLQMGMPLAEAASTYLVLTVGDGLVSQIPALLVSTAAGIIVSRAAAESNLAADFSQQLFGHPRVLHVAAAFLGVFGLIPGLPLVPFWLLALLLLLASHWSRRALLRAEAHRQQEAARELEAATAEAKRAERVQDYLLVDPLELEIGYNLIPLVDPNQKGDLLGRITTLRKQLAMELGIVIPPIRIRDNMQLEGNHYMIKLRGNPIGQGEILPGYYLALLPEELAASGSLPVQGIRTTDPSFGLPAIWINERHKEEAEAQGLTVVEAPAVITTHLLEVLRRNAYKLLDRQEVKKLIDNVREAMPALIEELVPNLLTIGDIQKVLKRLLREKVPIRDMVTILETLADYANTTKNVDVLTEYVRAALAPTITRQYRDEFGEVKCLTLDPSLEAQLMEHAQKGILNPNTLGFSPEVVEKIYTSASRAFRRMMANGLQPIVLTSPVLRPTLYQFLSPIWPDVVVLSYNDLTVDTQIKAIDRIGLQP, encoded by the coding sequence ATGGCTTCTCAGTCCGCCTTGAGCCAGACTCTTGTGCAAGCGCCGATCGGGCTGCGCGGCGAAGGGGCCATTGCCGGCGGGATCGTACTGATCCTGCTGGTGATGCTTGTGCCGCTGCCCTCGTTTCTGTTGGACGTCCTGTTGGCGCTCAATATTTCGCTGTCGCTGCTGGTGCTGCTGGTGGCCTTCTACACACGTCGGCCGCTGGAGTTCGCCGTCTTTCCGACCCTCTTGCTCGTGCTTACGCTCTTTCGGCTGAGCCTCAACGTGGCCTCCACGCGCCTGATCCTGTCCCAAGCCTCGGCCGGGGCCATCATCCAGGCCTTTGGGCAATTTGTCGTGGGGGGCAACTACGTCGTGGGGCTGATCATTTTCTTGGTGCTCGTGATCATCAACTTCGTCGTCATCACAAAGGGTTCGGGGCGCATTGCCGAGGTCTCGGCGCGCTTTACGCTCGATGCCCTGCCCGGTAAGCAAATGGCCATCGACGCCGACCTCAACGCCGGGCTCATCGACGACAAGGAGGCCAGACGCCGACGGGAGGAGATCGCGCGCGAGTCCGACTTCTACGGGGCCATGGACGGAGCGAGCAAATTCGTCCGAGGCGACGCCATTGCCGGGCTTGTGATCACGGGTATCAACATCGTAGGCGGGCTGGCCATCGGCACCTTGCAGATGGGCATGCCCCTGGCGGAGGCGGCCTCCACGTACCTTGTGCTCACCGTGGGCGATGGGCTAGTATCGCAGATCCCCGCTCTGCTCGTTTCGACCGCGGCCGGTATTATCGTCTCCCGCGCGGCGGCGGAGTCCAACCTGGCTGCGGACTTCTCGCAACAGCTCTTTGGACACCCTCGGGTGCTGCACGTGGCGGCGGCTTTCTTGGGCGTCTTCGGGCTTATCCCCGGACTTCCCCTTGTGCCCTTCTGGCTTCTGGCCCTTCTGCTCCTCCTGGCCTCCCACTGGAGCCGGCGCGCCCTCCTGCGGGCCGAGGCGCACCGTCAGCAGGAGGCCGCACGCGAATTGGAGGCCGCCACGGCCGAAGCCAAACGCGCAGAGCGCGTGCAGGACTACCTGCTTGTCGATCCCCTAGAGCTAGAGATCGGATACAACCTGATCCCCCTGGTTGACCCCAATCAAAAAGGGGATTTGCTGGGCCGCATCACCACGCTGCGCAAGCAGCTGGCCATGGAGCTGGGCATCGTGATCCCGCCCATCCGGATCCGAGACAACATGCAGCTGGAGGGCAATCACTACATGATCAAGCTCCGGGGTAATCCCATCGGCCAGGGCGAGATCCTGCCCGGCTATTACCTGGCCCTGCTGCCGGAGGAATTGGCCGCATCCGGCTCGCTGCCCGTGCAAGGCATCCGAACCACGGATCCCTCCTTTGGCCTGCCCGCGATATGGATCAACGAACGCCACAAAGAGGAGGCTGAGGCGCAAGGCCTAACCGTGGTCGAAGCTCCGGCCGTCATCACCACCCATTTGCTGGAAGTCCTGCGCCGCAACGCCTACAAGCTGCTGGACCGTCAAGAGGTCAAAAAGCTCATCGACAACGTGCGCGAGGCTATGCCCGCCCTGATCGAGGAGCTTGTGCCGAACCTGTTAACGATTGGCGACATCCAGAAGGTGCTCAAACGCCTGCTTCGGGAGAAGGTCCCGATTCGGGACATGGTGACGATCTTGGAGACCTTGGCCGATTACGCCAATACGACGAAAAACGTCGACGTGCTCACCGAATACGTACGAGCCGCGCTTGCACCCACAATCACGCGCCAGTATCGGGACGAATTCGGCGAGGTCAAGTGCCTCACGCTTGACCCCTCACTGGAGGCCCAGCTCATGGAGCACGCGCAAAAGGGCATCTTGAACCCGAACACGTTGGGCTTTTCGCCTGAGGTGGTCGAGAAGATCTACACCTCGGCCTCGCGCGCCTTCCGGCGCATGATGGCCAATGGGCTGCAGCCTATCGTGCTCACCTCCCCGGTGCTGCGCCCGACGCTGTATCAATTTCTCTCTCCGATCTGGCCCGATGTGGTCGTGCTGAGCTACAACGACCTGACCGTAGACACCCAGATTAAGGCCATAGACCGAATTGGGCTACAGCCATGA
- a CDS encoding zf-HC2 domain-containing protein: protein MSTMQSADLPCPQAQELITALIDEALSEQERALLELHLAQCRNCRWELELERAQKRYLARRHAPPEPPAELLERVRIALQEAASPPAKAARIRPIRTWAMAAAVAALGFFFLYLFSRGPDTVSARSVSELTLQHFQTTLTRQLPWVRVASREQAWQVIRDRMRWDVRIPPIQHADLVGVWIGPYLPEVEIPVLKYIDRRNGEPIYVFIFAPECLRQHSDRLNVEPEILRHLPTDQDFYVQEVRGRDVVSWRWRGVFYQAISNHNGHALRALIVPPNAEEG, encoded by the coding sequence ATGAGCACGATGCAGAGCGCTGATCTCCCCTGCCCACAGGCGCAAGAGCTCATCACAGCTCTCATCGATGAGGCGCTATCGGAACAGGAGCGCGCGCTGTTAGAGCTTCACCTGGCTCAATGTCGAAACTGTCGCTGGGAGCTGGAGCTGGAGCGCGCGCAGAAGCGCTACCTAGCCCGCAGGCATGCGCCACCGGAACCACCTGCGGAGCTCCTAGAGCGTGTTCGCATTGCGCTGCAAGAGGCTGCTTCCCCACCGGCAAAGGCGGCGCGAATAAGGCCAATTCGAACTTGGGCCATGGCGGCCGCTGTAGCGGCGCTCGGTTTCTTTTTCCTCTATCTGTTCTCCAGAGGTCCCGACACCGTTTCAGCGCGAAGCGTAAGCGAGCTCACGCTGCAGCACTTTCAGACCACGCTCACCCGCCAGTTGCCCTGGGTGCGTGTAGCCAGCCGAGAACAGGCCTGGCAGGTAATCCGAGATCGCATGAGGTGGGATGTGCGCATCCCCCCGATACAGCATGCGGATCTGGTGGGGGTGTGGATCGGCCCCTATTTGCCTGAGGTCGAGATTCCCGTGCTGAAATACATCGACCGCCGAAATGGCGAGCCGATCTATGTATTCATCTTCGCCCCGGAGTGTCTACGGCAGCATTCCGACCGGTTGAACGTGGAGCCTGAAATCTTGCGCCATCTCCCCACAGACCAAGATTTCTATGTCCAGGAGGTGCGGGGTCGAGACGTGGTAAGCTGGCGCTGGAGAGGAGTATTCTATCAGGCCATTTCCAATCATAATGGCCATGCTCTTCGCGCCCTCATTGTGCCCCCCAATGCTGAAGAAGGTTGA
- a CDS encoding alpha/beta fold hydrolase has product MRTQFTLWALLLFVSSGAAAQSRLTIERIMDDPRWMGSFPNNPFWSEDGRWLYFYWNPDGAPDDSLYKVPRTGGKPLKVSPEERRRLPPPGGVYNRARTRKLFVRDGDVFLYDIRAERLVRLTQTVERESDPRFLLDEERITFVRENNLFELDLRTGALRQRTDFRTGQPPSSPRLDEQQRWLQDQQLQLFEVLRQRRDRRQAAERWQEREQRAQRPPKTVYLGRRSVQNLQSSPDGRYITFQYVTQPEDNRPTQVPNYVTETGYTDQLRARPKVGSPQPRYEFAIYDTERDTILLLRRELIPGIYDLPDYERERRLARGDTSSRYREPRPIVVHGPFWSPDGQRAVVVAASQDNKDRWILRLFPETATVRLLDRQRDEAWIGGPGIGGAFSAGVIGWLPDSRRIFFQSEESGYSHLYVLDVESGQKRALTSGRFEVFSPFLSRDGRFFYFTSSEVHPGERHFYRIPVEGGTRLQLTSMAGNNEVVLSPDEGMLAIRHSYSNRPWELFLQENRPGAQPQQITDSRSEAFKAYPWRDPEIVTFRARDGALVYARLYKPERPNGAAVLFVHGAGYLQNVHRWWSSYFREYMFHNFLADHGYTVLDVDYRASAGYGRDWRTAVYRHMGGRDLDDYVDAAQYLVREHGIDPKRIGIYGGSYGGFLTLMALFTRPDVFAAGAALRPVTDWAHYNHPYTANILNLPYADSLAYVRSSPIYHAEGLRGGLLICHGMVDVNVHFQDVVRLVQRLIELRKENWELAVYPVEDHGFVEPTSWMDQYKRIFKLFERHLRGAGAP; this is encoded by the coding sequence ATGCGCACCCAATTCACGCTGTGGGCGTTGCTGCTTTTTGTGAGTTCCGGCGCGGCGGCGCAAAGTCGACTTACGATCGAGCGCATCATGGACGATCCGCGCTGGATGGGCTCTTTCCCCAACAACCCGTTTTGGTCCGAAGATGGACGCTGGCTGTACTTCTACTGGAATCCTGATGGTGCACCCGATGATTCGCTCTACAAAGTGCCGCGCACCGGAGGCAAGCCGCTGAAGGTCAGCCCCGAGGAAAGACGCCGGCTGCCGCCTCCGGGAGGGGTGTACAACAGGGCCCGTACCCGCAAGCTTTTCGTGCGCGACGGCGACGTTTTCCTCTACGACATCCGGGCGGAGCGCCTTGTGCGCCTGACGCAAACCGTGGAGCGTGAGTCCGATCCGCGCTTCCTGCTCGATGAGGAGCGCATCACGTTTGTGCGCGAAAACAACCTCTTTGAGCTGGATCTGCGCACAGGCGCCCTGCGCCAGCGGACGGACTTTCGCACGGGCCAGCCTCCGAGCAGCCCCCGATTGGATGAACAACAGCGCTGGCTACAAGATCAACAACTGCAGCTCTTCGAGGTGCTTCGGCAGCGCCGAGACCGTCGACAGGCGGCGGAGCGCTGGCAAGAGCGGGAGCAGCGCGCGCAACGACCGCCCAAGACGGTCTATCTGGGACGTCGAAGCGTACAGAACCTGCAAAGCTCTCCCGACGGCCGCTACATCACCTTCCAGTACGTCACGCAACCGGAGGACAACCGCCCCACCCAAGTGCCCAACTACGTCACGGAAACGGGCTACACGGACCAGCTGCGGGCCCGACCCAAGGTCGGCTCCCCGCAGCCGCGTTATGAATTCGCCATCTACGACACTGAGCGGGATACGATCCTCCTGTTGCGCCGCGAACTGATCCCAGGCATATATGATCTGCCCGATTACGAGCGCGAACGGCGTCTGGCGCGCGGCGACACCAGCAGCCGCTACCGAGAGCCCAGACCGATCGTCGTGCACGGACCTTTCTGGTCACCCGACGGCCAGCGGGCCGTCGTGGTCGCCGCCTCCCAAGACAACAAGGATCGCTGGATCCTGCGCCTCTTCCCCGAGACGGCCACCGTGCGGTTGTTGGATCGGCAGCGCGATGAAGCCTGGATCGGCGGGCCCGGTATCGGAGGCGCCTTCAGCGCCGGCGTGATCGGCTGGCTTCCCGATAGCCGTCGGATCTTCTTTCAGTCCGAGGAGAGCGGCTACAGCCACCTATACGTGCTGGATGTGGAATCTGGGCAAAAACGGGCCCTCACCTCGGGCCGCTTTGAGGTGTTCTCGCCCTTTCTGTCGCGCGATGGCCGGTTTTTTTACTTCACCTCCAGCGAAGTACACCCTGGAGAGCGTCACTTTTACCGCATACCCGTGGAGGGAGGGACACGTCTGCAACTGACCAGCATGGCGGGCAACAACGAGGTCGTGCTCTCCCCGGATGAAGGAATGCTCGCCATACGGCACTCGTACAGCAACCGCCCCTGGGAGCTTTTCCTGCAGGAGAACCGGCCGGGAGCGCAGCCGCAGCAGATCACCGACTCCCGAAGCGAAGCCTTCAAGGCCTACCCGTGGCGCGATCCCGAGATCGTCACCTTCCGAGCCCGGGATGGGGCACTCGTGTACGCGCGCCTATATAAGCCGGAGCGACCCAACGGAGCGGCTGTGCTGTTTGTACACGGGGCCGGATACTTGCAGAATGTGCACCGGTGGTGGAGCTCCTATTTCCGGGAGTACATGTTTCACAACTTCCTAGCTGATCACGGCTACACGGTGCTCGATGTAGACTATCGGGCCTCAGCCGGATACGGGCGCGACTGGCGCACGGCCGTGTATCGGCACATGGGCGGTCGAGACCTCGACGACTACGTCGATGCCGCGCAATATCTGGTGCGCGAGCACGGGATCGATCCCAAGCGCATCGGCATCTATGGGGGCTCTTATGGGGGGTTCTTGACGCTTATGGCCCTGTTTACACGGCCGGACGTCTTCGCCGCCGGGGCCGCCCTGCGACCCGTTACGGATTGGGCGCACTACAATCACCCCTACACGGCGAACATCCTCAACCTCCCCTACGCCGACAGCCTGGCCTACGTGCGCAGCTCGCCGATCTATCACGCCGAAGGGCTGCGAGGGGGATTGTTGATTTGCCACGGCATGGTGGACGTGAACGTGCACTTTCAAGACGTGGTGCGGCTTGTGCAGCGGCTTATCGAGCTGCGCAAAGAGAATTGGGAACTAGCCGTCTACCCCGTAGAAGACCATGGCTTTGTCGAGCCCACAAGCTGGATGGATCAGTACAAGCGCATCTTCAAGCTCTTCGAGCGCCACCTTAGAGGCGCGGGCGCCCCATAA
- a CDS encoding sigma-70 family RNA polymerase sigma factor: protein MPSHEPHAFDKARQQAFEAEMLPYMRALYGFALRLCGNPEDAADLVQETYLKAYRFFDRYETGTNAKAWLFRILKNSFINRYRRRVREPDRVDLEEIQEYYYSLRDETLSESTDLAELLDRQLLDDEVTAALQSLPVDFRTVVILCDLEGFTYEEIADLLEIPIGTVRSRLHRGRKLLRLRLLEYARQRGYKVDEHDAER from the coding sequence ATGCCGAGCCACGAACCGCACGCCTTCGACAAGGCCCGTCAGCAGGCCTTTGAGGCCGAAATGCTGCCTTACATGAGGGCCCTGTATGGCTTCGCTCTTCGCCTCTGTGGCAATCCAGAGGACGCAGCGGATCTGGTTCAGGAAACCTATCTGAAGGCGTACCGCTTTTTTGATCGCTACGAGACGGGAACGAATGCCAAGGCATGGCTGTTTCGGATTTTGAAAAACAGTTTTATCAACCGCTACAGGCGCCGGGTCCGAGAGCCGGACAGGGTGGACCTGGAGGAGATCCAGGAATATTACTATAGCCTACGCGACGAGACGCTTTCCGAATCGACAGATTTAGCGGAGCTGCTAGATCGGCAATTGTTGGATGACGAAGTCACAGCGGCCTTGCAGAGTCTGCCCGTGGATTTCCGCACGGTGGTCATTCTCTGCGACCTGGAAGGCTTCACGTATGAAGAGATTGCGGATCTGCTGGAGATTCCAATCGGCACGGTGCGTTCGCGTTTGCATCGGGGTCGTAAGCTGCTGCGACTGCGGCTGCTAGAGTACGCACGCCAGCGAGGATACAAAGTCGATGAGCACGATGCAGAGCGCTGA